Proteins from one Candidatus Melainabacteria bacterium RIFOXYA2_FULL_32_9 genomic window:
- a CDS encoding cobalamin biosynthesis protein CbiM (catalyzes the ATP-dependent transport of cobalt), which yields MFKIKSYFLISLAIILFLPQPVFAMHIMEGFLPLKWCVFWSVLSLPFLIAGLISIQKITNTNPKLKMLIALAGAFTFVLSALKLPSVTGSSSHPTGVGFGSILFGPIIMTVLSSIVLLFQALLLAHGGITTLGANIFSMGVVGPFIAFGIYKLFSKFNSPRWLCIFLAAALGNLTTYITTSFQLALAFPSPTGGFELSFIKFMGVFALTQIPLAISEGLLTVLIFNFLSTYNLTELMELNVLADKNPNSKSEET from the coding sequence ATGTTTAAAATAAAGTCTTACTTCTTAATTAGCTTAGCAATTATCTTATTTTTGCCACAGCCAGTATTTGCAATGCATATAATGGAAGGGTTTTTGCCTTTAAAATGGTGTGTTTTCTGGTCTGTATTATCATTACCATTCCTTATAGCCGGACTTATCTCAATTCAAAAAATAACTAATACTAATCCAAAGCTTAAAATGCTTATTGCCCTTGCAGGGGCATTTACGTTTGTTCTTTCAGCATTAAAACTTCCTTCAGTAACAGGAAGCTCATCACACCCTACAGGAGTGGGCTTTGGATCTATCCTGTTTGGCCCTATAATCATGACTGTATTGAGCAGTATAGTATTATTATTTCAGGCATTATTACTGGCCCATGGCGGAATTACAACATTAGGAGCTAATATTTTCTCTATGGGGGTAGTAGGCCCATTTATAGCTTTTGGGATTTATAAACTTTTTAGTAAATTTAATTCTCCCAGATGGTTATGCATATTTTTAGCAGCAGCATTAGGGAACTTGACTACGTATATAACCACATCATTTCAACTAGCGCTGGCGTTTCCTTCTCCTACAGGTGGATTTGAACTTTCATTTATAAAATTCATGGGTGTCTTTGCTCTAACTCAAATTCCGCTTGCTATTAGTGAAGGCTTACTTACTGTATTAATATTCAACTTTCTCTCTACTTACAATTTAACTGAACTTATGGAACTTAACGTATTAGCTGACAAAAATCCCAACTCAAAATCGGAAGAAACCTGA